Genomic segment of Glutamicibacter sp. JL.03c:
TGTCCACCGACTCGCTGGTGGTCGAGGCCACCGGCAACGCGGCAAAGATCGACGCGTTGCTGGCGGTGCTGGAACCATTCGGCATTCGAGAAATCGTCCAGTCCGGAACGCTCGCGGTGGGCCGCGGCGCCAAGTCGATGAGCGACCGGGCCCTGAAGACGCTGAGCGCATAAAGGACGTAGAAGACTTCTACGGACACGAACTACAAATTTCAGATACTTGGCATCTAGCTTAGAAATTGAGCTAGAAAGCCAGAGAACAAATAAGGAGAACTACAGTGGCTGATCTGTATTACGAAGACGACGCAGACCTCTCAATCATCCAGGGCAAGAAGGTAGCCATCATCGGCTACGGTTCCCAGGGCCACGCACACGCACTGAGCCTGCGCGACTCGGGTGTCGAGGTTGTTGTCGGCCTGGCCGAGGGCTCCAAGTCCCGCGCCAAGGCCGAAGCCGAGGGCCTGAAGGTTTCCACCGTGGCCGAGGCTGCTGCCTGGGCCGACGTCATCATGATCCTGACCCCGGACCAGGTCCAGGCCCAGGTGTACACCGAGTCGATCGCCGAGCACCTGGAAGAGGGCAACGCCCTGTTCTTCGGCCACGGCTTCAACATCCGCTTCGGCTTCATCCAGCCACCAGCCAACGTTGACGTTGCCCTGGTTGCGCCTAAGGCTCCAGGCCACACCGTACGCCGCGAATTCGAAGCTGGCCGTGGCATCCCTGACCTGATCGCTGTGGAGCAGAACTTCACCGGCGGCGCCAAGGAACTGGCACTGTCCTACGCTGCAGGCATCGGCGGCACCCGCGCCGGCGTCATCGAGACCACCTTCACCGAAGAGACCGAAACCGACCTGTTCGGCGAGCAGGCTGTTCTCTGCGGCGGCACCTCGCAGCTGGTCCAGTACGGCTTCGAAGTCCTGACCGAAGCTGGCTACAAGCCAGAGATCGCCTACTTCGAGGTGCTGCACGAGCTGAAGCTGATCGTTGACCTGATGTGGGAAGGTGGCATCGCCAAGCAGCGCTGGTCCATCTCCGACACCGCTGAGTACGGCGACTACGTTTCCGGCCCACGTGTTATCACCCCAGAGGTGAAGGAAAACATGAAGGCTGTTCTGGGCGACATCCAGTCCGGCGCTTTCGCAAAGCGCTTCATGGATGACCAGAAGGCCGGCGCTCCAGAGTTCAAGGAACTGCGCGCCAAGGGCGAAGCACACCCAATCGAGACCACCGGCCGCGAACTGCGCTCGCTGTTCTCCTGGATCTCGGAAGCATCCTCGGATGACTACGTGGACGGCTCCGTCGCCCGCTAAGCAGGATTCCCGCTGGCCGTAGCGTCAGTGCCTAGGCCCGGTTTGCATTCCCAGTTCGGCGGGATGCGCACCGGGCCTTTGCGTTGTCAGGTAGCGGAAAACTGAACAAAAAGCATGCCCGGCCTTGTCCTAATCTGGACAAAGCCGGGCATGCTTGCAGCGCGGTCTATCGCAAGGGGCCGCTTGACCGCCGTTGATTAGCGCTTGGACGCGCGGTAACCTGCTTTGCGGGCGTCTGACGTGGTCTTGAAGCACTCTTCTGGCTTGGTGCGGCTGTAGTAGGAGCCACCAGGAACATGGTACTTCCATTCCTTCTTGCTACCAGTGCGGTTTCCCTTGACCGGGAATCCTGACGGGCAGTTGTAGGACTTGCCGCTCATCTTCACCGAGCGCTTGGTCGAAGCCTTCTTCACCTGCAAGGTCTGGGTCTTCGACAGTGATGACGTTTTGCCCTTGTATTTGTACTTGACCGTCGTGGTGACCTTGTACGTACCGGCGGCCAGCTTGACCGACTTCTTGTTCTTCGCCAGCGTCTTCTTGCCCTTGGTGACCTTCAGGAGTGCCGACTTGACCTGCACGTTTTTGGCTTTGGAGTAGCTGGGCTTGATCGTGGCCTTGGCATTGCCCTTGACAGTTTTGGTGCCGATCTTCTTGATGGACACTGCTGGCGCCTTCTTGGCGGCGACAATGCCGATGGATGGCGTCGAGGCTGGCAGAGGGGTTGCCGAAGCAACTGAAACGCCTGAAAAGGCGAGGGCGCAGGCCGCGATGACAGCGAGCGAGCGCCGAACGATGTTCTTCATATTTCCTCATCATTCGTAGGGCGAGTTAGAACTTGAATGTTCCAGTATTGATTCTAATGTGGGAATGGGCTTATCCCGCGCGCAAATC
This window contains:
- the ilvC gene encoding ketol-acid reductoisomerase, which produces MADLYYEDDADLSIIQGKKVAIIGYGSQGHAHALSLRDSGVEVVVGLAEGSKSRAKAEAEGLKVSTVAEAAAWADVIMILTPDQVQAQVYTESIAEHLEEGNALFFGHGFNIRFGFIQPPANVDVALVAPKAPGHTVRREFEAGRGIPDLIAVEQNFTGGAKELALSYAAGIGGTRAGVIETTFTEETETDLFGEQAVLCGGTSQLVQYGFEVLTEAGYKPEIAYFEVLHELKLIVDLMWEGGIAKQRWSISDTAEYGDYVSGPRVITPEVKENMKAVLGDIQSGAFAKRFMDDQKAGAPEFKELRAKGEAHPIETTGRELRSLFSWISEASSDDYVDGSVAR